The Streptomyces bacillaris sequence TCCGCCGTGATCGCGGAGGGCCGCGAGGCCACCCAGGACGGCAACGTCCAGCAGGTCGTCTTCAAGCTGAGCCGCACCGGCGACGTCGGCCTCGGCGCGACCGTCGTCCCCGCGGAGGGCTACTACAAGGACTTCGGCCCGAGCGCGCTGCCCGCGTCGCCGGCCCCGAGCGCCACCCCGGACGCGACCGGCTCCGCGACCCCGGAGACCCCCGCCGGGGAGACCCCGGCCACCGGCGAGTCCCCGGCGGCCGGTACGGAGCAGGGCGCCCCGGAGGCCGCGACGGCCGGGACGACCGGCTGACGCCACCCGCGTACGTACGCGAACAGGCACGCACACGAGAGGGGCGCTTCCCGGCCGGGAAGCGCCCCTCTCGTATCGCCTTCTCGTGTCAACGCCGTCCTGCGATCCGACGCCGGCCCGCGATTTACGGCTCGAACTTGTACCCCAGGCCCCGCACGGTGACGAGGTAGCGCGGGGCGCCCGGGTCGGGCTCGATCTTGGCGCGCAGGCGCTTGACGTGGACGTCGAGGGTCTTGGTGTCGCCCACGTAGTCCGCGCCCCAGACCCGGTCGATGAGCTGCATACGGGTCAGCACGCGGCCCGCGTTGCGCAGGAGCATCTCCAGGAGGTCGAACTCCTTGAGCGGGAGGTCGACCTTGCCGCCGGAGACAGTGACCACGTGCCGGTCCACGTCCATGCGGACGGGGCCCGCCTCCAGGGCCGCCGGCGTTACCTCCTCCGGCTCCCCGCGGCGGCGCAGGACCGCGCGGATACGGGCGACCAGCTCGCGCGAGGAGAAGGGCTTGGTGACGTAGTCGTCGGCTCCTATTTCGAGACCGACGACCTTGTCGATCTCGCTGTCCTTGGCGGTGACCATAATCACCGGGACGTTGGAGCGGCTGCGGAGCTGGCGGCACACCTCGGTGCCGGGCAGGCCGGGCAGCATCAGGTCGAGCAGGACCAGGTCGGCGCCGTTGCGCTCGAACTCGTCCAGGCCGTCGGGGCCGGTCGCGGCGATGGCGACCTCGAACCCTTCCTTGCGGAGCATGTAGGACAGGGCGTCGCTGAAGGATTCCTCATCCTCGACGACAAGCACTCGGGTCACGGAAGAGCCTCCGGGGCGGGGAAGGGGTCATAGGAGTCGGTCTCGAACGGGGGCCTGTCCTTGTCGCTGACGCCGTCGACATCGTTGACGATAAGGAGTCCGCCGGTGGTGCGCTCCCTCACGGCGCCCGATTCGGGCAGCCGGAGGGTGAAGGTGGAGCCCTGTCCCTCGGAGCTCCAGACGGTGACCTCCCCGCCGTGCGAGGCGGCCACGTGTTTGACGATGGCGAGGCCGAGACCGGTGCCACCGGTGGCGCGTGAGCGGGCGGGGTCGACGCGGTAGAACCGCTCGAAGACCCGCTCGCGGTCCTTCTCGGAGATGCCGATGCCCTGGTCGGTCACGGCGATCTCGATCAGGTCCCCGCCCGGGGAGGCCATCCGGCGTGCGGCGATGCCGACGCGGGTGTGGGCGGGGCTGTAGTTGACGGCGTTCTCGACGAGGTTGCCGAGGGCGCCGACGAGCTGGCCGCGGTTGCCCCAGACCGTGAGGCCCTCGGCTCCCGCGGAGGCCATGGTGATCTGCTTGGAGCCGGCCTGCTGGCGGCAGCGGTCGATCGCCTCGGCGACCAGCGTCTCCACCTTGACCGGCTCGGCGTCCTCCAGGGGGTCGTCGTTCTGCACCCGGGAGAGGTCGATGAGTTCCTGGACGAGGTTGGTGAGCCGGGTCGCCTCGATCTGCATCCGCCCGGCGAACCGCTCGACCGCCTCCGGGTCGTCGGAGGCGTCCATGACCGCCTCGGAGAGCAGCGAGAGCGCTCCCGTGGGGGTCTTCAGCTCATGGCTCACGTTGGCGACGAAATCACGCCGGACCGCCTCTATGCGACGGGCCTCCGTGAGGTCCTCGACCAGGAGCAGCACCAGCCGGGAGCCCAGCGGGGCGACCCGGGCGGAGACGGCGAGGGTGTCCCCACGGCCGGTGCCGCGCCGGGGGAGGTCCAGCTCCACCTGCCGTATCTCGCCGTCCCGCCGGGTGTCGCGGGCCATGTTGAGCATCGGCTCGACGGCGAGGCGACCGCCTCTGACCAGGCCCAGCGCATAGGCGGCGGAGCTGGCCTTGACCACGCTGTCGCTCTCGTCGAGCACGACGGCGGAGGAGCTGAGCACGGAGAGGACGGTGTCCACACCGGGCGGCAGAGCGGCGTTGCTGTCGGGCCGCAGTGACGTACGGGTGGGCCGCTTCAGGTCGCGCTCGCTCCAGCGGAACGCCAGCATGGCGATCACACCGGTACAGAGACCGGCGATCGCTGCA is a genomic window containing:
- a CDS encoding sensor histidine kinase, which gives rise to MDVNAAVAAAAAIAGLCTGVIAMLAFRWSERDLKRPTRTSLRPDSNAALPPGVDTVLSVLSSSAVVLDESDSVVKASSAAYALGLVRGGRLAVEPMLNMARDTRRDGEIRQVELDLPRRGTGRGDTLAVSARVAPLGSRLVLLLVEDLTEARRIEAVRRDFVANVSHELKTPTGALSLLSEAVMDASDDPEAVERFAGRMQIEATRLTNLVQELIDLSRVQNDDPLEDAEPVKVETLVAEAIDRCRQQAGSKQITMASAGAEGLTVWGNRGQLVGALGNLVENAVNYSPAHTRVGIAARRMASPGGDLIEIAVTDQGIGISEKDRERVFERFYRVDPARSRATGGTGLGLAIVKHVAASHGGEVTVWSSEGQGSTFTLRLPESGAVRERTTGGLLIVNDVDGVSDKDRPPFETDSYDPFPAPEALP
- a CDS encoding response regulator transcription factor, which translates into the protein MTRVLVVEDEESFSDALSYMLRKEGFEVAIAATGPDGLDEFERNGADLVLLDLMLPGLPGTEVCRQLRSRSNVPVIMVTAKDSEIDKVVGLEIGADDYVTKPFSSRELVARIRAVLRRRGEPEEVTPAALEAGPVRMDVDRHVVTVSGGKVDLPLKEFDLLEMLLRNAGRVLTRMQLIDRVWGADYVGDTKTLDVHVKRLRAKIEPDPGAPRYLVTVRGLGYKFEP